CTCCTCGTGGAGTTCGCCATGGCGCAGGAGGCCACGGCCATCATACGAGGACTGCGAGCCCTCTCCGATTTCGAGTTCGAGTTCAACATGGCCCTCATGAACAGGCATCTGCAGCCCCACATCGAGACGCTGTTCGTGATGCCAAAGGAGGACTACAGCTACACCAGCTCAAACCTGGTAAAACAGGTGGCGCGTTATGGCGGAGATGTGTCCGCGTTCGTTCCCGAAAACGTGGCCGAGGCCCTCAGGCAAGCCTACCCGCAACCCCAACATTGAGGCGTTCCACTTGCCGTTGACAACCAGGGCCGGCGCCTGTTCTTTTCAGGGTTTTCCATGAATATCCTCATCAATATCGGCATTTTCCTGCTGATCATCGTTTCGGTGCTGCTCGTGCTCGTTGTGTTGATGCAGCGGGCCAAGTCCGACGGCGCGATCTCCGCGATGGGTGGCGGCATTGCCGAAGCGACCTTTGGTGCCGACACGGGCAACGTCCTTTCAAAAACGACCATCAATCTCGCGATCGCTTTCTTCGTCCTCTCTTTCCTGACAGGGCTGGGAACTATCTACCAGCACCACCACGCCAAGAAGACCGACGGAGCACTTCCGACGATCAATGCGCCGGCTGCTGTCCCTGCGAGCACGCCTGCTCCCGCCGCGGAGACGCCCGCGTCGACTCCCGCTCCGGCGCAGTAACTTTCCATGGCCAGGGTAGCCATGACTTTCAGGCAGGTGACGCTTGGCACCTGCCTTTTTGCTGCCTTCGTGCTGCCCCAGGCGGCGCACGCGCAACACAAGCGGCCGAGACCGGCACCCCAGTTCGCCCAGTTTACACCGCCGGACCAGAAGAAGGGACAGGAGCTGCTTGCCGATTTTCGGCAGCGAGGCTTGGGAGATGGCTATTTCGAGTTTGAGCTGCGCTATCTCCCGCGACGGGGTGAAGAGCGTGTCACCCCGGGCAAGATGTGGTTGGGACGAAATGAGAAAGGTCCCATCTCCCGCACGACGCTGTGGCCTGGCGATGCAACCCGGGAGAGACGCCTTCTCGTGCAAAACGGTCCCAAGAGCGCAGTCTGGGCCTGGACGCCTTCCGACGGCATCGCGGTGGCGCCCCTGGATTCCGCTGCGCTTTTCAAGCGATTGGCTGAGACCGAGCTCACCGCGTTCGACCTGCAAATGCCATACCTGTTTTGGCAGGATTTCGTTTACGAGGGCACCGTAAAACTGCGTGGCAGAGTCGCTGAATCCTTCCTACTTTACCCGCCGCAGGAAATCGCCGCGCAAAAGCCCGAGTTGCTTGGGGTGCGGGTTTATGTCGACACCCAGTTCCACGCGCTCGTACAGTCCGAATGGGTGGGGGAGGGCAACCGGGTATTGAAGACCCTCCAAGTGGTGGACTTCAAAAAGGTGGGCGAACAGTGGGTGGTGAAGACAATCGATCTGAGGAACGAGGAGACACGCGACAAGACGCGCTTTGCAGTGACAGCGGCGGCGACCGGGATGAACTGGGATGCAGCCGTGTTCGACGAAGGTGGTTTGGCCGCGACGCTGCCGCCTATATCCAAGGATCAACTACAGAAAATCGATCGCTGAGGTTTCGACTGGGGCTGCTGAAGGGCGCCCTGCTTGATCTCGCGTATCCGAACTGCTGCGTGGCATGCGGCGAGTCGACCCACGGGAGCCTTCTTCGCCACCTTTGCACGCGGTGTGCCGGGCGTGTGGAGCTGGTCGGGGACCCGTGCTGCCGCGATTGCGGCCATCCGTTCCTGCAGGAGGAGACGGTCGGATTCTGCCCGCACTGCGCCGGCTGGAAGGCGGACTACGAGGAAGCCCGCGTGGTGGTAATGGCCAAGGGGCCGGTGCGCGCCTTGGTACACGAACTCAAATACCATCAGGGCAGGTACGTGCTTGGGGACATCGAGCGCCTCCTGCGTGCGAACCCGGAGGTCCTCGACTGGGCGCGGGGAAGTATCCTCGTTCCGGTGCCGCTCCATCCGGCTCGCGAACGTGCCCGCGGGTACAATCAAAGCCGTCTCATCGCCCGGCGTTTGGCCGTGGCCGCAGGAGGTGCAACTCGTGTGCACGACGTGCTTTGCCGCGTGGCGTACACCCACACGCAGACGGCTTTCGACCGACAGACTCGCCGCACCAACCTCAAAAATGCCTTTGCACTCGCGCCCGGCGCCGTCATAACAGCCCAGCATTCCTATCTCCTCGTCGACGATGTACTCACCACCGGTTCAACTCTTTCCAGCTGCGCCCGCGTCCTGCGGCAGGCTGGCTGTTTGAACGTACGGGTCATCGCATTCGGTCACGGTTAAACTCTCGTCATGTCGCTTTTCAGCAAGCCGAAGTATTCCGCCACGCTTATCAAGCGTAAGGACATTCCAAAAGGTCTATGGACCAAGTGCCCCACCTCCGGGGAAATTGTGTACAACAAGGATCTGGAGGATAACCAGATGGTGGTGCCGAAGTCCGGCTACCACTTCCCTCTTGGCGCCCGCAATCGGCTCGAGGCGCTCTTTGACAATGGGGAGTTCAAGGAACTCGACGCCGAGATTCGTTCGGCCGACCCGCTCAAGTTCGTCGATTCGGCCCCATATCCGGAGCGAATCAAGAAGTACGAGAAGGAAAGCGGCCTGGCCGAAGCCGTGGTCTGCGGCAAAGGCAAAATCCATGGCATTCCCGCCTCGGTTGCAGTGATGGATTTCCGCTTTTGCGGCGGCGCGATGGGTTCCGCTGTCGGCGAGAAGATCACGCGCGCGATCGAGAAGGCCATCGAGGACAAGATCCCGTGCATAATTTTCAGTGCCTCGGGCGGCGCGCGCATGCAGGAAGGCATTTTCTCTCTGATGCAGATGGCGAAAACGAGTGCAGCCCTGGGACGGTTGAGCGAGGCTCGCCTCCCGTTCATCTCCGTACTGACTCACCCAACGATGGGCGGAGTGACCGCCAGCTTCGCCACATTGGGCGATGTTATTCTTGCCGAGCCGGGGGCGCTGATCGGCTTTGCGGGAGCACGCGTGATCAAGGAGACAACCAAGCAGACCTTGCCGGCCGGTTTCCAAAGCGCCGAGTTTCTGCTCAAGCATGGGCTGATTGATCAGATCGTCCCACGCCTGGAACTGCGCGACCGGATTCGCGATCTGCTGGAAGCGCTCTACGTCCGGAAGCGCCAGCCCGTCCGTTGACGGCAGCGGAGATGCCCGCCCGCTTTCCAGACTACGCGGCGGTCCAGGACTATCTCTTCAGCCTGAAGGCGAAGGGATTGAAGTACGGCATCGACCGGATGCGCCTGTGGACCGGCGTCCTTGGCCACCCGGAGCTCGCCATTCCGTGTATTCACATTGCGGGTACGAACGGGAAGGGCTCGGTCAGCGCCATGGTCGAGGCGATGCTGCGGGAATCCGGTGCCCGCGTGGGGCTCTACACCTCACCGCACCTGCGCCTTCTGGGAGAGCGGATCCAGGTCGACCGTCAACTGCTAAGCCAGGAGGAAATCATGCGCCACACGGCGACACTCGCCCCCCTTGCAGAGGAGGTGAGCCGTGACTGTCCGGACGACCATCCGAGCTTTTTCGAGTTCATGACGGCAATGGCGTTTCTTCATTTTCGGGAGCGGCGCTGTGACTGGAATGTCATCGAGGTGGGAATGGGCGGGCGCCTGGATGCGACGAACGTGGTGCAGCCAAAGGTCACCGCCATCACCTCCATTAGCCTGGATCATTGCGAATTTCTCGGGAACACGATCACGGAGATCGCGCGCGAAAAGGCCGGCATCATCAAGCCCGGCGTGCCTGTGGTCATTGGACACTTGCCTGAAGAAGCGGAGACAGAGGTACGACGAATCGCTGCAGAGCGCGGCTCCCCTGTGACAAGTGTTCGGGAGGCTTTCGACACATGCGGGTTTCCCTATCCCACGACGAATCTCGCCGGTGACTACCAGCGCGTGAACGCGGCGACCGCCACCCTGATTGCCCGAATCCTGCCGGGCGGATCACGTGTCGACGACCAAGTGGTCGAGCGGGCGCTGCAGAAAGTGGTGTGGGCGGGAAGGTGGGAAAGACGTGAGGTCGACGGTCGCACCGTCATCCTCGACTCCTCGCATAATCCCGAGGGTGCGGAGGTGCTTGAGAGGAATCTTCAGGCGCTTGCAGCTGTGGATAAACGAAGGCCCATTGTGGTGACCGGAGTGCTTGGCGCTGCGCGTGCCAAGCCATTGCTTGAAACGCTCGCAAGGCACGCACGCGAACTGATTCTGGTCACCCCGAAGCAGCCTCGCGCTTGCTCGGTCGACGAACTGAGCCGCTTCGTACCGGCGGCGTACAGTGGATCCGTGACCAGCGGAAAGGTAGACGTCCTTTTCCCCAGTCACGCTCGCTGCGCGGTGGGGAAACCGGGTGACCTCGTGCTCGTCACAGGATCGATCTACCTCCTCGGGGAGGTCATTACGCAGCTTGAGGGCGAGGCTCGTGCGTACGAAGGACGGCTTCAGGACTTCTAACGCCGCTTTCGCCCCAGGCCAAAACGGAGATAGAGCCCCACGGCGAGAAGCACCACAAGCCACCAGATGTAGCGCAACTCACGCATCGCCACCTCCACGACTGCAAGAAAGCGGGGGAAGAAAAGAAGGAGCGCGATCACCCCGATGATTGCGAAGATCATCGTGAGTCCGCGAAGCAGGCGAGCTAGTCCGCTCATTTGTCCACCTGTTTCAGGGGCAGAATGAAATTCGTGCCATCGGCGGCTGCCTGTCCGACCACGAGCGGGGCTTTGCCGTCCCATTTCTCGACGATCTGCAGTTGCACAAGGCCTGGATTGGAGCGGATAGCCTCACCGCGGATGCGAATGGCTTCGGCTTCACCCTTTGCACGGATGATGGCGGTATCCGCTTCGATCTGGGCCTTTTGCTGAACGAAGCGCGATTTTGCCGCTTCCTGTTCCTGGACCATCTTCGATTCGATGGCCGCTTCGAGTTCACGCGATAGACTGATGTTCTCGATCACGAGGTCCTGGACAATAAGAAGACGATCGCCGACCTTTTGGCGCGCGGCCTCGAGTGCGCGGTTCTTGATTCCTTCACGCTGCTTCACGATCTGCTCCGCACTCTGTAGCGCCGTCACTTCCTTGAGCGCTTCCTGCACGCGAGGTGCGATGAGGCTTTCAAACGGATCCCCCGCGTAGTCCTTGTAGATGGTGACGACCGCCGATTCGGGAATGCGATAGAGAACTCGCAGCTGCATGTTCACCTGCTGAAGATCGGACGAGTAGCATTCTGCCGATACGGTGCGCGTCAATTGGCGGATCGGTATGGAGACAACATGGGTAACGAACGGCTGCTTGAAGCCAAAGCCTGCCGGCCGCGGCGTTTCGTCCACCTTTCCAAGCGTCACCAGGACACCACCGAAACCAGGTTCAACCACGTAAGATGACTGGAAGACAGCCACCACCAGGATAACCAACAGGATCAGTGAGCCAATGAGACGAGCAGGGTTCATGAATGCGAAACTCACTCCTTGGCCCGAGTCGGGCAAGCTTTTGAGAGTTCGAAAAAGGACTTCGGATTGGAATCCTGCCTCACCTTTGCCTCGACAAATACCGGTCTTGGCGAC
This portion of the Opitutaceae bacterium genome encodes:
- a CDS encoding ComF family protein, yielding MLDLAYPNCCVACGESTHGSLLRHLCTRCAGRVELVGDPCCRDCGHPFLQEETVGFCPHCAGWKADYEEARVVVMAKGPVRALVHELKYHQGRYVLGDIERLLRANPEVLDWARGSILVPVPLHPARERARGYNQSRLIARRLAVAAGGATRVHDVLCRVAYTHTQTAFDRQTRRTNLKNAFALAPGAVITAQHSYLLVDDVLTTGSTLSSCARVLRQAGCLNVRVIAFGHG
- a CDS encoding prohibitin family protein, which translates into the protein MNPARLIGSLILLVILVVAVFQSSYVVEPGFGGVLVTLGKVDETPRPAGFGFKQPFVTHVVSIPIRQLTRTVSAECYSSDLQQVNMQLRVLYRIPESAVVTIYKDYAGDPFESLIAPRVQEALKEVTALQSAEQIVKQREGIKNRALEAARQKVGDRLLIVQDLVIENISLSRELEAAIESKMVQEQEAAKSRFVQQKAQIEADTAIIRAKGEAEAIRIRGEAIRSNPGLVQLQIVEKWDGKAPLVVGQAAADGTNFILPLKQVDK
- the coaD gene encoding pantetheine-phosphate adenylyltransferase, whose amino-acid sequence is MRHCIYPGTFDPITNGHLDVLGRAARLFDKVTIAVAHNPGKGPLFSPEERVEMIRPHTVAFGNVGVTKFSGLLVEFAMAQEATAIIRGLRALSDFEFEFNMALMNRHLQPHIETLFVMPKEDYSYTSSNLVKQVARYGGDVSAFVPENVAEALRQAYPQPQH
- the secG gene encoding preprotein translocase subunit SecG, whose translation is MNILINIGIFLLIIVSVLLVLVVLMQRAKSDGAISAMGGGIAEATFGADTGNVLSKTTINLAIAFFVLSFLTGLGTIYQHHHAKKTDGALPTINAPAAVPASTPAPAAETPASTPAPAQ
- a CDS encoding folylpolyglutamate synthase/dihydrofolate synthase family protein, which codes for MPARFPDYAAVQDYLFSLKAKGLKYGIDRMRLWTGVLGHPELAIPCIHIAGTNGKGSVSAMVEAMLRESGARVGLYTSPHLRLLGERIQVDRQLLSQEEIMRHTATLAPLAEEVSRDCPDDHPSFFEFMTAMAFLHFRERRCDWNVIEVGMGGRLDATNVVQPKVTAITSISLDHCEFLGNTITEIAREKAGIIKPGVPVVIGHLPEEAETEVRRIAAERGSPVTSVREAFDTCGFPYPTTNLAGDYQRVNAATATLIARILPGGSRVDDQVVERALQKVVWAGRWERREVDGRTVILDSSHNPEGAEVLERNLQALAAVDKRRPIVVTGVLGAARAKPLLETLARHARELILVTPKQPRACSVDELSRFVPAAYSGSVTSGKVDVLFPSHARCAVGKPGDLVLVTGSIYLLGEVITQLEGEARAYEGRLQDF
- the accD gene encoding acetyl-CoA carboxylase, carboxyltransferase subunit beta, translating into MSLFSKPKYSATLIKRKDIPKGLWTKCPTSGEIVYNKDLEDNQMVVPKSGYHFPLGARNRLEALFDNGEFKELDAEIRSADPLKFVDSAPYPERIKKYEKESGLAEAVVCGKGKIHGIPASVAVMDFRFCGGAMGSAVGEKITRAIEKAIEDKIPCIIFSASGGARMQEGIFSLMQMAKTSAALGRLSEARLPFISVLTHPTMGGVTASFATLGDVILAEPGALIGFAGARVIKETTKQTLPAGFQSAEFLLKHGLIDQIVPRLELRDRIRDLLEALYVRKRQPVR
- a CDS encoding outer membrane lipoprotein-sorting protein, whose amino-acid sequence is MARVAMTFRQVTLGTCLFAAFVLPQAAHAQHKRPRPAPQFAQFTPPDQKKGQELLADFRQRGLGDGYFEFELRYLPRRGEERVTPGKMWLGRNEKGPISRTTLWPGDATRERRLLVQNGPKSAVWAWTPSDGIAVAPLDSAALFKRLAETELTAFDLQMPYLFWQDFVYEGTVKLRGRVAESFLLYPPQEIAAQKPELLGVRVYVDTQFHALVQSEWVGEGNRVLKTLQVVDFKKVGEQWVVKTIDLRNEETRDKTRFAVTAAATGMNWDAAVFDEGGLAATLPPISKDQLQKIDR